AGAGTTCAAAAGTTTTGGCAACTCAGTCGGCGCTCTCGTGGGCGGAAGTGCGATTCAAGCAATTGAACGCTATCACGGCCTCTCCATCCCGCATTCAACAATTGTCACCAGCATCCCTGGCCTATCTGGGAGACGCTGTTTACGAACTTTATATCCGAACCTGTTATTTACTTCCGCCCAGACGTCCTTGTGACTATCATCAGCAGGTCGTAGCTCAAGTGCGAGCGGAAAGTCAAGCTAAAACTCTGCGATCGCTCGAACCTCACCTTACCGATCCCGAACTAGAAATTTTGAGGCGTGGGCGCAATGCCGCCACAGGACATCCCCGGCGTCTTGACCCCAAAATCTATCAACAAGCGACGAGCTTGGAGACGTTACTCGGATACCTATATCTTACTGATCCCCAGCGCCTGAGTCAGTTGCTGGCTCATTTAGACCTCGATCCCCGTTAAAAAGTCATCACATTCTAACCATATGTCTAAACAAGACCGCCGCCCTCACGCTACCGGCAAGCCAAAGCGAGGGAAACCCTTTCGCGAGCCGCGTGAGAATGGAAAATTTTCCTCGGCCCAAGACAAACCCTCTGACCGACAGGGGCGCAGCTACATAGACAAGCCCAAGCCAGGAAAGCCATCTCGCCCTCAAAACTCTAGTCCAAAACTGCGCCACTCCCAAACCGCTCCCACAGACCGCGTAGAGCGGCGTCATGCGGGTAAAGGTAAGCCACATCCCCAAAAGCCAGGGTCTCGCCCAGAGCCAAGGGGGGCTAAATTAGAGCCATCTTATGAGGCTAGAAATAGAGACAGAGATAGAAACAGAGATAGAGACAGAGACAGAGGTGGGAATACTCACCCGACGCAGGCCAAGCGACACATTCCATCCAGGTCGGTACACAAGGA
The Microcoleus sp. AS-A8 genome window above contains:
- a CDS encoding Mini-ribonuclease 3; its protein translation is MTSEEEESSKVLATQSALSWAEVRFKQLNAITASPSRIQQLSPASLAYLGDAVYELYIRTCYLLPPRRPCDYHQQVVAQVRAESQAKTLRSLEPHLTDPELEILRRGRNAATGHPRRLDPKIYQQATSLETLLGYLYLTDPQRLSQLLAHLDLDPR